The following coding sequences lie in one Pontibacter sp. G13 genomic window:
- a CDS encoding cysteine desulfurase family protein — MQSELGYFDYASTTPVDQRVLETMIPYFSGEFGNPSSRTHEFGRVAEEAVKKGRAQVASIIGAKPEEIIFTSGSTEAINLALKGVFESYKDKGNHIITVSTEHKAVLDTCKYLETKGAQITYLPVDENGLLSLENLQGAITSETILVSVMFANNETGVIQDIEEIIRITKEAGALFMTDATQAVGKVPLKVHELGIDLLTCSAHKFYGPKGIGALYVKRKYPKIQLTPIIHGGGHEKGFRSGTLNAPLIVGLGKACELANNEMEDEGKRLGKFRDQLEQELLSIDGCVIHSSGVERLPNISNMHFKDIDGEALIMAIRDRIAISNGSACTSAEILPSHVLMAMFEDEDLAYSAIRISLGRQTMSEEIEIVIRVLKEAVSRLKSFTDQLI, encoded by the coding sequence ATGCAATCAGAGCTCGGCTATTTCGATTATGCTTCAACTACCCCTGTGGATCAAAGGGTTTTGGAGACCATGATTCCCTATTTCTCGGGGGAGTTTGGAAATCCTTCGAGTAGGACCCATGAATTTGGACGGGTCGCTGAAGAGGCAGTCAAAAAAGGCCGGGCTCAAGTAGCCTCTATAATTGGAGCAAAACCTGAAGAAATTATTTTTACCTCAGGATCTACCGAAGCAATAAACCTAGCTCTCAAAGGTGTTTTTGAAAGCTACAAAGACAAAGGAAACCACATCATAACTGTATCCACAGAGCATAAGGCTGTCTTAGATACTTGTAAATATTTAGAAACCAAAGGGGCCCAGATAACCTATTTGCCTGTTGATGAAAACGGTTTGCTCTCTCTAGAGAACTTACAAGGTGCCATCACTTCTGAGACGATTCTTGTTTCGGTGATGTTTGCGAATAATGAGACTGGGGTGATTCAGGATATAGAAGAGATTATTCGGATAACCAAGGAAGCTGGCGCATTATTTATGACAGATGCCACCCAGGCAGTTGGAAAGGTACCATTGAAGGTTCATGAATTGGGAATAGATCTTTTAACCTGTTCTGCCCATAAGTTTTACGGGCCAAAAGGGATTGGTGCGCTTTATGTTAAAAGGAAATATCCTAAGATTCAGCTAACTCCCATTATTCATGGCGGAGGTCATGAAAAGGGGTTCCGATCAGGGACATTGAATGCTCCATTGATCGTAGGATTAGGAAAGGCATGTGAATTAGCGAATAACGAAATGGAAGATGAAGGGAAGCGGCTGGGAAAATTTCGGGATCAATTGGAACAGGAGTTATTGAGTATTGATGGATGCGTTATCCATTCTTCAGGAGTTGAGCGATTGCCGAATATTTCGAATATGCACTTTAAAGATATTGATGGAGAGGCATTGATTATGGCGATTAGGGATAGAATTGCTATTTCCAATGGATCTGCTTGTACCTCAGCTGAGATTTTGCCTTCTCATGTGTTGATGGCAATGTTTGAAGATGAAGATTTGGCTTATTCTGCCATTAGAATCAGCTTAGGGAGACAAACTATGTCCGAAGAAATAGAGATAGTTATTAGGGTATTGAAAGAAGCGGTCAGTCGCTTAAAATCATTCACTGACCAACTTATATAA
- a CDS encoding DndE family protein, which translates to MFQTITTSAKNKELVTKLTNSFGLGAENIIARLALAHSLATGIKLQLKDIADSKGKSYSSKTLLGDYSAFYIALICQHYGIYKLDKDVSKYMKMHIDHGLIELESYANSDGLDFLISEVEKGLE; encoded by the coding sequence ATGTTTCAAACAATCACCACCTCAGCAAAGAACAAAGAGTTGGTTACCAAATTAACCAATAGCTTTGGATTAGGAGCTGAAAATATCATCGCCCGGCTCGCCTTAGCTCACTCGTTAGCTACAGGTATCAAGTTACAATTAAAGGATATTGCTGATTCCAAAGGCAAGTCCTACTCCTCCAAAACCTTATTGGGAGACTATTCGGCTTTTTACATTGCGCTTATTTGCCAGCACTATGGAATATATAAGCTAGACAAGGATGTTTCTAAGTATATGAAAATGCATATCGATCATGGTCTTATTGAGCTGGAGTCTTATGCCAATAGTGATGGATTAGACTTCCTGATAAGCGAAGTTGAGAAGGGACTTGAATGA
- the dndD gene encoding DNA sulfur modification protein DndD, translating into MFISEIAINNFRIYKDSNVIDFSQNPEKNVYVVSGFNGYGKTTFLTALVWCLYGKHMRDVDSIFKEKILDAGGYSNFLENSINRLSKTEGSRTYSVCITLVNVDIPGMDTNKIRIHRSFSLGNKSDDIQIFIDGYENELINEIGNDLFIQDFILPKEIAKFFFFDAEKITSIAEIKSTEEKRQLSQAYSEVLGIKKYEDLKRNLSDIRVRFRKDSASPDEKARIIELEKKIKEYEQLITLNEEKLRRNSDDTFLKNAESNSLQEKLIREGSSITLEKLKELKDKKEGLEEEQRELRNRFKEMLDLAPFAIAGDLFFSIEQQLEKENTILNRSSEESVLSSINLIAKQLQNLAKNETAQEVAAHAKKLMEQHLVQSTKEEYSKERKVSVLHDFTQIQTIEFKAIGQNLRSTYKETLKDLNQRIKRNKSALTRVSNTISKAESREKDGLIGKIRNEKSRIDTDLLRIQEENNLLHQENGAFINSLNAIRAKFKELQKKVQVGKDYEEKDLLTERLILELEAFVSKMKLDKKGQLEEEIKKGLNTLMHKSNFVDQVSVTLEEGIMDIELYNARFESIEKENLSMGEKQLYATAILQALVKESDIDFPLFIDSPMQKLDTSHAQNIIQDFYPHVSKQVVILPLLGKELTEIEYGLLKDKVQGTYLIKSVSEDQSTLEPIQKDALFQHINRQTEIIV; encoded by the coding sequence ATGTTTATCAGTGAGATTGCAATCAATAACTTCCGAATATATAAAGACAGTAACGTCATTGATTTTTCTCAGAACCCAGAGAAAAATGTATATGTCGTAAGTGGCTTTAATGGATATGGAAAAACTACCTTCCTGACAGCCCTTGTATGGTGCCTCTATGGAAAACATATGAGGGATGTCGATAGCATATTTAAGGAAAAAATTCTAGATGCTGGCGGATACTCTAACTTTCTAGAAAATTCCATAAATAGACTTTCAAAAACTGAGGGGAGCCGAACATACAGTGTGTGTATTACCTTGGTTAATGTCGATATTCCAGGAATGGATACTAATAAAATCCGTATCCACCGGTCATTTTCTCTTGGAAATAAATCGGATGATATTCAAATATTCATAGATGGATATGAGAATGAGCTCATCAATGAAATAGGAAATGACCTCTTTATTCAAGATTTTATCCTACCAAAAGAGATTGCAAAATTTTTCTTTTTTGATGCTGAAAAAATCACCTCAATTGCTGAGATCAAATCAACGGAGGAAAAACGGCAGCTGAGCCAAGCATATTCCGAGGTTCTTGGAATCAAGAAATATGAAGACCTTAAGCGTAACCTCTCGGATATTAGAGTTCGATTTAGGAAAGATTCCGCCTCCCCAGATGAAAAAGCCCGTATAATTGAGCTTGAAAAGAAAATAAAGGAGTACGAACAACTGATAACACTTAATGAGGAAAAGTTAAGAAGGAATAGCGATGACACATTCCTTAAAAACGCCGAGTCCAATAGCCTCCAAGAGAAACTGATTCGGGAAGGTAGTTCCATCACCCTTGAAAAACTTAAGGAGTTAAAAGACAAGAAGGAAGGGTTAGAAGAAGAACAAAGAGAGCTAAGAAATCGCTTCAAAGAAATGCTCGATCTTGCTCCTTTTGCTATAGCTGGAGACCTTTTCTTCAGCATAGAACAGCAACTGGAAAAAGAGAATACCATACTCAATCGTTCTTCCGAAGAAAGTGTACTTTCGAGCATTAACCTTATTGCCAAGCAACTTCAAAATTTGGCAAAAAATGAAACTGCCCAAGAAGTTGCGGCCCATGCAAAAAAGCTAATGGAGCAGCACTTGGTCCAGAGTACGAAAGAGGAATATTCTAAAGAAAGGAAGGTTTCTGTATTACACGACTTTACTCAAATCCAAACTATTGAATTTAAGGCTATAGGACAGAATCTCAGATCTACCTACAAAGAGACTTTGAAGGACCTCAATCAAAGGATAAAGAGAAACAAATCTGCACTAACTAGGGTATCAAACACTATAAGTAAAGCTGAGTCAAGGGAAAAAGACGGCTTAATCGGCAAGATTAGGAATGAGAAAAGCCGAATTGATACGGATCTGCTTCGTATTCAGGAAGAGAACAATCTACTTCATCAAGAAAATGGAGCCTTCATTAATTCACTTAATGCTATCAGAGCAAAATTCAAGGAACTTCAGAAAAAGGTTCAGGTAGGAAAAGATTATGAAGAAAAAGATCTCCTAACAGAACGATTAATCCTTGAACTGGAAGCCTTTGTTTCTAAAATGAAATTAGATAAAAAAGGTCAACTAGAGGAAGAAATCAAAAAGGGACTTAATACATTGATGCATAAAAGCAACTTCGTGGATCAAGTTTCAGTCACCCTTGAAGAGGGAATCATGGATATTGAACTATATAATGCAAGATTCGAATCAATTGAAAAAGAAAACCTCTCAATGGGTGAGAAGCAGCTTTATGCTACTGCTATCCTACAAGCTTTGGTAAAAGAGTCCGATATAGATTTTCCATTGTTTATCGATAGCCCCATGCAAAAATTGGATACCTCACATGCCCAAAATATCATCCAAGACTTTTATCCCCATGTATCCAAGCAAGTGGTTATTCTTCCACTTCTAGGAAAAGAGCTTACGGAAATAGAGTATGGATTATTAAAGGATAAAGTTCAGGGCACTTACCTCATCAAGAGTGTTTCAGAGGATCAATCGACCTTGGAACCCATCCAAAAAGACGCTTTGTTTCAGCACATTAATCGCCAAACAGAAATAATCGTATAG
- the dndC gene encoding DNA phosphorothioation system sulfurtransferase DndC encodes MAFDQRFLLDEMKEQYLACDNNRPWIVAFSGGKDSTTLLQLLWYALQEIDSTDRKRQVYIICNNTLVENPSVLKFVEEQLSAIQKAATDQGMPFIVDQTRPRVEDSFWVNLIGKGYPAPNNMFRWCTERLKINPTTRYIQEKISDFGEVIILMGTRSAESSNRAKSIKKYEVKGQRLRNHVLPNAKTFPVIKDMTTEEVWIYLQSVKNPWTGRKNRKLITLYRNGSGGDCPLVLDKSTPSCGNSRFGCWVCTVVKRDKSMEALIDNGEDWMIPLMEIRDFLSETIDRESDTYDPEKYRMPIRRNKADGLGPYWPKWRKHVLTEVLKAQRLAQQEDPDIELISYQELVAIQVIWHRDYIYEYDVSDIFNEVYENKKSFKDQNVNLKRERELLKEVCIDNPEDVKLINNLLKAQKNKMLLVKKQGLQTDLEDLLQEYVNPTFTKLDNYSA; translated from the coding sequence ATGGCATTTGATCAAAGGTTTTTGCTAGACGAAATGAAGGAGCAATACCTAGCTTGTGATAACAATCGCCCATGGATTGTTGCCTTCAGTGGCGGAAAAGATTCTACTACATTATTGCAACTATTGTGGTATGCTTTACAGGAAATCGATTCCACAGATCGGAAAAGGCAGGTATACATAATCTGTAACAACACCTTGGTTGAGAATCCCTCTGTTCTGAAATTTGTAGAAGAGCAACTAAGTGCTATTCAAAAAGCTGCTACAGATCAAGGAATGCCATTTATTGTTGACCAGACAAGGCCTCGGGTAGAAGACTCATTTTGGGTTAACCTAATTGGAAAGGGATATCCTGCGCCCAATAATATGTTCCGATGGTGTACAGAAAGACTAAAGATCAATCCAACTACCCGATATATTCAGGAGAAAATCAGTGATTTTGGAGAAGTCATCATTTTGATGGGAACTAGATCTGCAGAAAGTTCCAACAGGGCAAAGTCCATAAAAAAATATGAAGTAAAAGGTCAGCGCCTAAGGAACCATGTCCTTCCAAATGCCAAAACCTTTCCGGTAATTAAGGATATGACCACAGAGGAGGTTTGGATTTATCTCCAAAGCGTAAAAAATCCTTGGACTGGAAGAAAGAATAGGAAACTGATTACGCTCTATCGAAATGGCAGTGGAGGAGATTGCCCATTGGTTCTGGACAAAAGCACACCTTCATGTGGCAATAGCCGATTTGGATGTTGGGTTTGCACTGTTGTTAAACGCGATAAATCAATGGAAGCCCTCATTGATAATGGAGAGGATTGGATGATCCCTTTAATGGAAATTCGGGACTTTTTATCTGAGACAATAGACAGAGAATCTGACACCTATGATCCTGAGAAGTACAGAATGCCAATCCGAAGGAATAAAGCAGATGGACTTGGTCCCTATTGGCCTAAGTGGAGAAAACATGTACTCACTGAGGTCCTAAAGGCCCAGAGGCTAGCTCAACAGGAAGATCCTGATATTGAGCTTATTTCATATCAGGAACTCGTAGCAATCCAAGTCATTTGGCACAGGGATTATATCTATGAATATGATGTCTCGGACATATTCAACGAGGTCTACGAGAACAAAAAAAGCTTTAAGGACCAAAATGTCAACCTGAAAAGAGAAAGAGAGCTCCTAAAGGAAGTTTGTATTGACAACCCTGAAGATGTAAAACTGATCAACAATTTGTTAAAAGCTCAAAAAAACAAAATGCTTTTGGTCAAGAAACAAGGCTTGCAAACCGACTTGGAAGACCTACTTCAAGAATATGTAAATCCCACCTTTACGAAACTCGATAACTACTCAGCCTAA